In Penaeus vannamei isolate JL-2024 chromosome 15, ASM4276789v1, whole genome shotgun sequence, the following are encoded in one genomic region:
- the NC2beta gene encoding protein Dr1 isoform X1, translating to MPCVRGNVYEQRRAVRAMSVSSDQPDDELTIPRAAMNKMIKELLPNVRVANEARELILNCCTEFIHLLSSEANEICNQQQKKTINAEHILMSLDKLGFGDYRADAEAVLKDCKAMAAKKRRKSTRLENLGIPEEELLRQQQELFAKAREQVEMVEQQQWQMLQAQAAAAQQQQQEQQAIDEDEDYS from the exons CCATGAGTGTGTCCAGTGACCAGCCAGATGATGAGCTCACTATTCCTCGAGCGGCAATGAACAAGATGATCAAAGAGCTCTTGCCAAACGTACGTGTTGCCAATGAGGCTCGGGAACTGATCCTGAACTGCTGCACAGAGTTTATTCACTTGCTGTCCTCAGAGGCTAATGAGATTTGCAACCAACAGCAAAAGAAAACCATCAATGCCGAACATATACTAATGT CATTAGATAAACTAGGTTTTGGTGACTATAGAGCGGATGCAGAGGCTGTGCTCAAAGACTGCAAAGCAATGGCAgccaagaagagaagaaaaagcaccCGCTTAGAAAACCTTGGCATCCCGGAAGAAGAATTACTTAGACAGCAACAAGAGCTTTTTGCAAAG GCACGAGAGCAAGTGGAAATGGTTGAACAGCAGCAGTGGCAGATGCTGCAAGCACAGGCAGCAGCCgctcaacagcagcagcaggagcaacaGGCaattgatgaagatgaagattattCTTAA
- the NC2beta gene encoding protein Dr1 isoform X2 translates to MSVSSDQPDDELTIPRAAMNKMIKELLPNVRVANEARELILNCCTEFIHLLSSEANEICNQQQKKTINAEHILMSLDKLGFGDYRADAEAVLKDCKAMAAKKRRKSTRLENLGIPEEELLRQQQELFAKAREQVEMVEQQQWQMLQAQAAAAQQQQQEQQAIDEDEDYS, encoded by the exons ATGAGTGTGTCCAGTGACCAGCCAGATGATGAGCTCACTATTCCTCGAGCGGCAATGAACAAGATGATCAAAGAGCTCTTGCCAAACGTACGTGTTGCCAATGAGGCTCGGGAACTGATCCTGAACTGCTGCACAGAGTTTATTCACTTGCTGTCCTCAGAGGCTAATGAGATTTGCAACCAACAGCAAAAGAAAACCATCAATGCCGAACATATACTAATGT CATTAGATAAACTAGGTTTTGGTGACTATAGAGCGGATGCAGAGGCTGTGCTCAAAGACTGCAAAGCAATGGCAgccaagaagagaagaaaaagcaccCGCTTAGAAAACCTTGGCATCCCGGAAGAAGAATTACTTAGACAGCAACAAGAGCTTTTTGCAAAG GCACGAGAGCAAGTGGAAATGGTTGAACAGCAGCAGTGGCAGATGCTGCAAGCACAGGCAGCAGCCgctcaacagcagcagcaggagcaacaGGCaattgatgaagatgaagattattCTTAA
- the LOC113801329 gene encoding LOW QUALITY PROTEIN: ERI1 exoribonuclease 2 (The sequence of the model RefSeq protein was modified relative to this genomic sequence to represent the inferred CDS: substituted 1 base at 1 genomic stop codon) translates to MATKRLALELGLVQKRQIKTSVINKIPKTKQEFDYIVVLDFESTCWENGPRLGGQEIIEFPAVLLDVYNGKIVSEFQQYVMPTEQPVLSAFCTKLTGITQEQVDNGIPLGACLYMFSTWIRKMSEEYKVTFNANVSGKRATFATWSDWDLGVCLQYECQRKNLRKPEFFNQWIDIRAVYKNFYQXRPQGLAGALKDLGIAFEGREHSGICDTRNTAALVSRMVRDGCVLTITKTLVPKTKGFSMKAAAQKIFNQVTAIGKRKSDGNQENTGLKRKQNTQDLPPVPEETAKGKQLRNSTVVYQGHSSSMPTDGGVQSYKEINSDAISFDLGFQDIMSDAGNVFEKIEHRGNRSLVSENNNDKNNSNQNSFSSSEVFKVPNLAFCKIKSLISKTSKTSAIDNSNTPKQPSGTGTPKLLNYTSIETPVSCNNNSRGGLSDMSTSCIQNSELNRSEFNVSLSDIQGFKKTPPLCDCGRRAKLLLVSKPGPNQGRHFFSCPSGKSNLKRCCTFFKWENEPYVKASPRGNSFRTPIANLNNHLLSKTLPVHRSVHKQKTLGIRRAYSEVTRNKRCYAERAKFGEGTSADSVCHNENSANASVQITPYIVKTKQMCSSNIK, encoded by the exons ATGGCGACCAAACGTTTGGCTTT AGAGCTTGGTTTGGTGCAAAAGAGGCAGATAAAGACTAGTGTCATTAACAAAAtaccaaaaacaa AACAAGAGTTTGACTACATTGTTGTTTTGGATTTCGAGTCGACGTGTTGGGAAAATGGCCCACGCCTCGGAGGGCAAGAGATTATTGAATTTCCTGCTGTTCTTCTTGATGTTTATAATGGGAAGATTGTGTCGGAGTTTCAGCAATATGTTATGCCTACAGAACAGCCTGTTTTATCAGCATTCTGTACAAAACTTACAG GCATCACACAGGAGCAGGTTGACAATGGAATTCCCCTTGGCGCCTGTCTCTACATGTTTTCAACGTGGATTCGGAAGATGAGTGAAGAGTACAAAGTAACGTTCAACGCTAATGTCTCGGGCAAACGTGCTACATTTGCTACATGGTCAG ACTGGGATCTGGGTGTATGTCTACAGTATGAATGCCAAAGAAAAAACCTGAGAAAGCCAGAATTTTTTAATCAATGGATAGATATTCGTGCAGTGTATAAG AATTTTTATCAGTGACGTCCCCAGGGTCTTGCTGGGGCCCTTAAGGACTTAGGAATTGCATTTGAAGGCAGAGAGCATTCGGGGATTTGCGATACACGTAACACTGCTGCACTTGTTTCGCGTATGGTGCGGGATGGGTGTGTCTTGACTATCACCAAGACATTAGTACCCAAAACTAAG GGATTCTCCATGAAAGCAGCAGCACAGAAAATCTTTAACCAGGTGACAGCTATAGGGAAGAGGAAGTCCGACGGCAATCAAGAAAACActggattaaaaagaaaacaaaacacccaGGACTTACCACCTGTACCGGAAGAAACCGCTAAAGGAAAACAATTACGAAATTCTACTGTAGTGTATCAGGGCCATTCTTCTTCAATGCCTACAGATGGTGGTGTACAAAGTTACAAAGAAATAAATTCAGATGCCATAAGTTTTGATCTTGGCTTTCAGGATATTATGAGTGATGCAGGAAATGTGTTTGAAAAGATAGAGCATCGCGGAAATAGGTCTCTTGTtagtgagaataacaatgataaaaataattcaaaTCAAAATTCATTCTCTTCAAGTGAGGTGTTTAAAGTGCCAAATCTTGCATTTTGCAAAATAAAAAGTTTAATTTCAAAGACATCTAAGACCTCAGCTATTGATAATTCAAATACACCGAAACAACCTTCTGGTACAGGTACACCAAAGCTATTAAATTACACCAGTATTGAAACACCAGTGAGCTGCAATAACAACAGTAGAGGTGGTTTGTCAGATATGTCTACTAGTTGCATTCAGAACAGTGAGTTAAACCGATCTGAATTTAATGTCTCATTATCTGATATTCAGGGTTTTAAAAAGACTCCTCCCCTTTGCGACTGCGGACGAAGAGCTAAGCTTCTCCTTGTGTCCAAGCCGGGTCCTAACCAAGGAAGACATTTTTTCTCGTGTCCCAGTGGAAAGTCCAATCTGAAAAGATGCTGTACTTTCTTCAAGTGGGAAAATGAACCATACGTAAAAGCCTCACCCAGAGGGAACAGTTTCAGGACACCAATTGCAAATCTGAACAATCATCTTTTGTCTAAAACTTTACCAGTTCACAGATCCGTGCACAAGCAAAAAACATTAGGTATTCGTAGGGCCTATAGTGAAGTAACTCGTAACAAGAGGTGTTATGCAGAAAGAGCCAAATTTGGTGAAGGAACGTCTGCTGACTCTGTGTGTCATAATGAAAACTCTGCTAACGCATCAGTTCAGATTACTCCATACATAGTGAAGACTAAACAGATGTGTAGCagtaatatcaaataa